In the genome of Raphanus sativus cultivar WK10039 chromosome 4, ASM80110v3, whole genome shotgun sequence, one region contains:
- the LOC108852401 gene encoding uncharacterized protein LOC108852401 has protein sequence MNTRTMHLPPRRLLTSDKRTLPSGVAEKPTETTVTNPPPSMKSILKKTLIVAPPPTSATAEQAGSNQLLAGYLAHEYLNKGTLFGEKWNPARSESIAEGRKNKQSHGKEPSDNKRRRYVEVADILRAEGSFMPGIVNPSQLARSLKL, from the coding sequence ATGAACACCAGAACGATGCATCTTCCGCCACGTCGTCTGCTGACGTCAGACAAACGAACTCTCCCGAGTGGCGTCGCCGAGAAACCGACTGAGACAACCGTAACAAATCCACCACCGTCCATGAAATCTATTCTCAAGAAAACTCTGATTGTGGCTCCACCGCCAACGTCTGCGACCGCCGAGCAAGCCGGTTCGAATCAGCTCCTTGCCGGTTATTTGGCTCACGAGTATCTAAACAAAGGCACACTCTTCGGAGAGAAGTGGAATCCGGCTCGATCCGAATCGATTGCTGAGGGGAGGAAGAATAAGCAGAGCCATGGTAAAGAGCCGAGTGATAATAAACGGAGGAGATATGTGGAGGTAGCTGATATCCTCAGGGCAGAGGGGTCCTTCATGCCAGGTATCGTCAACCCTTCACAGCTTGCCCGATCCCTTAAATTGTGA